TGATGCTGCCGACGAAGAGCGCCAGCCCGAAGAAGAACGGCGCGAAGCCGGTGCCGAAGGTGGCCGCCCGGTTCTCGTAGCGCTCCTTGAGCTGCACCGGATTCCCCAGCACCTGCGCGAGCTGTTCCTGCTGCTTCTTGGACCAGTGCGGAATCGCATCCGCGCCCTGTTTCAGCCCGGCGGCCAATTGGTCGGCGCCCGTGCTGAGCTGCCCGAGACCGGAGGCCAGTTGATCGGTGCCGTCACTGAGCTGCGTCACCGCCGAACGCACCTGCTCGATGTCGTTCACCAGATTGCCCGACTCGATCAGCGCCAGCAGTTTCCGCAGCGGACTCGACGGATTATTCAGCTGCGCGGCCAGCAGCGCCGAATCCGATTTGAGTTCGGTGAGGTCGTTCTGCGCGTTCGGGCCCAGTCCCTCCGAATAGAGGACGTTCTTGACCGGTTCCAGCGCGGGCGCGAGGGCGCGCACATTCGGATCCGAGCTGTTCTTCAGCTGGCCGCTGAGCGCGACCACGGCGTCGTACGCCTGCGACTGCGCGGTGGACGCCTGGCCGAGCCGCTTGTCGATGGTGTCGGCGGTGCGGCCGAGGCGGTCGGCCTTGGCCTTCAGTTCGGCGGCGCTCGGCCCCGTGCTCTGCTGTTCCTGCGCCGCGGCCAGCAGCGGGTCGGTGGCGGACATGACGCCACCGGCCAGTTCCTGCACGCCCGCGTTCAGCTCGTCGGCGCCGCCCTTGGCCTGCTTCAGGCCGGTCGCGAGCTCACCGGCGCCGTCGGCGGCCTCGGTGATCTTGCCCAGCATCGGCCCGGCCTGCTGGAAGACGATGCCGAAGGTCTGCGCGCCGACCTGCGCACCCACTTGATTCACCACCTGCGCCGCCGCATCCTGACCGATCACCGTGGACAGGTAGTTGTTGGCGTCGTTGTAGGTGAAGATCAGGTCGGCCGATTTGGCGTTGCCACTCATCGGCGAGGCCAGCGACTCGCTGAAGTTCGCGGGCAGGGTGATGCTGAAGTAGTACTTGCCCTCGTAGAGGCCGTTGGTGGCCTCGTCCTCGGAGACGATGTGCAGGTCGAGCTGTTTGGAGGCGACGAGGCCGTCGATCACCTGCTTTCCGGCGTCCAGCCGCTGACCGTTCACCTCGGCACCCTTGTCCAGATTCACGACGGCCACCGGCATCCGGTTGACCTCGTTGAACGGGTTCCAGAACGCCCACAGGTACAGCGCGCCGTACATCAGCGGCATCACCATGATGACCAGCAACGCGAGCCGCGGCATGCGGCCGCGGTAGTAGCGTTTGAAATCGCTGCCCGGGGAGAAGGCGGCAAGCATCTTCACTGGACTCGGTCCCCTTGTTCAAGACGCACGAATTCGTTGTCGGTCAGGTTGTGCACCCGGATCACGTCGGTGACCCCGGGAATCGGCTGCACGCCGTTCACATCGGCGGTGATGACGGTCTGCTCACGGCCCAGATCGGCGAGTCGTTCCAGGAAGAGCCCGGAACTGGCGACCCGGTTGAGGTTGTCGATGCCGCCGACCACCAGCAGCGGCGGCTTCTCGGTGTTGGCCATCGCCACCCGGAACAGCGCGGCGGTCAGCTCGGGCAGTTCCTCGACGTAGGCATCGAGCGACGGCAGCGTGAGCGGCCCGAAGACCGGACGGCACAACCGTTCCAGGTCGTCTTCCTTGGCGACGCCCACGAACTTGTACCAGGGCGCACCCCAGCGCAGTTGCTCGGTGACGACGTCCCGGACCCGGATGGTCTGACCGATGCCGTCGACCTCGTCGATGAAGCCGAGCGCGGCATCGTCGAACAGCTTCTGCGCCCTGTTGGTTCGGCCGAACGCGGTGAGCGAGCCGGATGTCGGTTTCATCCGGCCGGCGAGGGTGAGCAGCAACGCGGTGCGACCGCGGCCGCCGGAGCCGACCAGCACGGTGACTCCGCCGCGCCGCACCGTCAGGTCGACGGGGCCGTAGACGTGCCCCCACGACGCATCGACGCCGATCCCGTCCGCGACCAGAATCACGTCACGGGGCATTCCGTGGGGAGCGGTTCCGGCGTGGTAGTCCGCCTCGACGGCGAGTACCTCGGTCGGCGACTCCGGCTCACCGGCGGGACCGAACTTCCCGGTGGGATCGATCGACATCAGACGTCGTCACCTCGGCTTTCTCCTGGGCACCTCCGATCGGCACCTCGTGGCGATTGTCTCCCATTCCAGCTACGCATGGAATTGATTGGGGTTAGAACATCGTCACGATTGCAGCGAGCCGTCCCCGCGCCGACGGAGATGTCGCGTCGCGGGCCCGGATCGTTCCATGAATCAGACGTTATCGGTCGCAGGCGACTCCTACCGATTCGACCCACCACCGCCGACCGGTCCGTCATTCATGCCCTCGAGCAGTGGTTTTGTGGATTTCGCCGGGCGGAACGCGCCACCGGGCGGTACCGTCACGCCGAAACCTTGGCACATATACGACGTCGTCTGGCACAAAATGCGCGTTCGGCCGGATCGTCCACCGGGCTCCGGCGCCACGATGAGCGGATTGACCTCGACGGCCGCCCCGGTAACCTGAATTCCCGACAGCGATCCCGGCGTTCCCGGCCGGTCGCGTGAGGAGCAAATCAGTTGAGCACGCCGCAGCCGCCCGATCAGCCGATCGAAGGTCAGCCCACCGAGGGTCAGCCACCGGCTGCGCCGTCCACCCAGCCTCCCGCGTACCCGCCCTACACCGACCAGACCGTCGGCTATGCGTCCGCGCCGCCCGCCGGGTATCCGGACGACCAGGCCACCGCCGTCGTCGCACTGACCCGGCGCGCCGACGCCGCCACCCGGCGCTGGCAGCTCATCGCGGCGCTCGCCGTCGCCGCCGCCGTCCTGGTGGTCCTCGGCTTCTTCCTGTTCGGCCAGCAGGGGCGCGGCGCCAAGGCCGCCCCGGTGACCACCACCGTCACCGAGACCTCGGAGACCGAGGGCGTCCCGGTGACCCGCACCGATACCAAGACCGCGACACAGACCGAGCGCGAGACCGCCACCGCGACCCACACCGAGCGGGAGACGCAGGTCCGCACCGAGACCGAGACGGTCACGAGGCGGGTCACGGTGACCAGTCAGGTGCAGGTCCCCGGCCCCACGGTGACCTGCACCGTCACCGACGGCGGCAGCCCCGTCTGTCAGTAGCCCCGTCGGCTGAGCAGCGGCAGACGCCCCACCCGGGGCGTCTGCCCCACGACGGCTGAGCAGGGCGAGGCGCTCGTCCAAGCCACCGCCCCGGACTGGTGCTTGGCGGGTCCTGAGCTCGCGTGGCGGAGCCTGCGACGACACGCGGTCGAAGGGTCGACACGATCTCGCCCCCGCGGGGCTCGACCGGCTCAGCCGGCTAGCTGTACTTCCCCGACACGTTGTGAACATCTGAGGTGAAGCGAAGACCTCCGGGCAGGATGTGGGCTACCACACTCACTCCAAGCCACGGAGGTCTTCGTGATCCACGCTAACGCACCATTGACTCCGGAGGGACGCCGACGCTTGGCGGTGCTGGTCGTCGAGGACGGCTGGTCACTGCGGCGGGCGGCCGAACGGTTCCAGTGTTCACCGGCCACGGCCAAACGCTGGGCTGATAGGTACCGGGCCGGACACGACCTCATCGACCGCAGTTCCCGGCCCCGGACCAGTCCCCGCCGACTCGATCGCCGCACCGAACGACGGATTGTCTCACTGCGCTGCACCCGCCGGTGGGGGCCACACCGCATCGCCTGCCACCTGAAGGTGCCGCGCTCGACTGTCGGTCGTGTCCTGGCCCGCTACAACATGCCGCTGCTGACCCATCTCGATCAGGCCACCGGGCTCCGGGTCCGGCGGTCAGCACCGGTGCGATACGAGGTCGACAGACCCGGGCGGCTGGTCCATGTCGACATCAAGAAACAGGGAAGAATCCCTGATGGTGGTGGGTGGAGAGCCCACGGCCGCGGCTCGGCCCAGGACAAGAACGCCGGCCGGGCCCGCGATCAGGCCACCCGCGGTGGGGCACCCGGGTCACGCGGCTACCGGTACCTGCACCACGCCGTCGACGACTACTCCAGGATCGCCTACTCGGAGATCCTCGACGATGAACGTAAGGAGACCGCCGCCGGGTTCTGGCAACGCGCCAACGCGTTCTTCGCCGGGACCGGGGTCACGGTGACTGCGGTGATGACCGACAACGGTTCCTGCTACCGCTCCAAAGCCTTCAACGCCGCGTTGGGCGCGCACGTCAAACACAAGTGGACCCGCCCCTACCGGCCCCAGACCAACGGCAAGGTCGAACGATTCAACCGGACCCTGGCCGCCGAATGGGCCTACGCCGCCCCGTACACCAGCGAAGCCGACCGCGCAGCGGCCTACCAGCTCTGGCTGCACTACTACAATCACCACCGACCCCACACCGGGATCGGTGGCCTCGTCCCCTCAGCCCGCGTTCACAACCTCACGGGGAAGTACAGCTAGCGGCAGACGCAACCGACCGAACACCACCAACCGGCCCACTGTTAGCCGGCTGAGCAGCGCCGAGCCCCACAGGGGCGAGGCGCTTGTCGAAGCAACCACCCAGCCAGGTACTTGGCTTCGACACGATCTCGCCCCTGCGGGGCTCGACCGGCTCAGCCGGCTGGTGGCGGGCTCGACGGGCTCAGCCGGCTGGTAGCGGGCTCGACGGGCTCAGCCGGCTGGTAGCGGGCTCAGCCGCTGGCTGGGGCGTGGACCGGTGCGCGCGTCGGTCAGTCCGTGACGACGGCCAGTTCTCGCAGGCCGGGCACCACCTCGGCGGTGAACGCCTCCAGGAAGCGGCGCTGATCGGCCCCCGGATTGTGGAACACCAGGTGGTTGAGACCGGCGTCGATGTACGGCTTGATCTGCGCGATGGCGTCGTCGGGCGTGGAGGCGACGATCCAGCGCTTGGCGACCTGCTCGATCGGCAGCTGGTCGGCGAGGCGTTCCATCTCCACCGAGGAGTTGACCGAGTGCTTCTGTTCCGGGGTCAGTGAAAGCGGCGCCCAGAATCGGGTGTTCTCCAGCGCCCGCTCCGGATCGGGGTCGTAGGAGATCTTGATCTCGATCATCCGGTCGATGTCGGCGAAGTTCCGCTCGGCCTTCGCCGCGCCCTCCCGCACCGCCGGGATCAGCTTCTCGGTGTAGAGATCCATCCCCTTGCCCGAGGTGCAGATGAATCCGTCCCCGGCGCGACCGGCGTAGCGCGCCACCACCGGGCCACCGGCGGCGATGTACACCGGGATCGGTTCGGTGGGCACGTCGTACATGTAGGCGCCCTGCGTGCGGTAGTACTCGCCGTCGAAATCAACAGCGCTGCGGCCATTCGGCCCGCTCGCTTCGCTCCCGGCGCCGGTGGTCCACAGTTCCCGCATCAGCCGCACGGCTTCGCGCAGGCGGGCGAACCGCTCCTTGAATTCGGGCCAGTCGCCGGTGAAGCCGGTGGCGTACTCGTTGAGCGCCTCGCCGGTGCCGACGCCCAGCATCACGCGTCCGGGGTACAGGCAGCCGAGGGTCGCGAAGGCCTGCGCGATCACCGCCGGGTTGTAGCGGAAGGTCGGCGTGAGCACCGAGGTGCCGAGCTGGACGCGCTCGGTGCGCTCACCGACCGCGGTGAGCCAGGCGAGGGAGAACGGGGCGTGGCCGCCGTCGTGCCGCCAGGGCTGGAAGTGGTCGCTCACGGTCACCGAGTCGAGGCCGAATTCCTCGGCGGCCACGCCGACCTCCACCAGCTCGCGCGGAGCGAACTGCTCCGCCGAGGCCTTGAGTCCGAGTTTGAGTTGCGCTGTCATCGGGTGTGCTCCTTCGGTATGGGGGTCGTCCCTTCGACACGCCTCCTTCGTCGGCGGCTCAGGGATCGTCGTGACGCGCCTGCGTCTAGGCGGATCAGGGATCGTCGTGACGCTCCTGCGTCGTCGGCGGCTCGGGGATCGGCGACACGGAATCGGGTGGCTCGAGGATCGTCGAACAGCTCGTCAGCGGAAGGCGTCCTGGCCGGTGAGGGCCTTGGCGATCATCAGCTGATGCATCTCGCTGGTGCCCTCGTAGGTGAGCACCGATTCCAGGTTGTTGGCGTGCCGGATCACCGGGTATTCGAGGGTGATCCCGTTGGCGCCCAGGATGGTCCGGCACTTCCGGGCGATCGCGATGGCCTCACGCACGTTGTTGAGCTTGCCGAGACTGACCTGTTCCGGCGCGATCGGGGTACCGCCGTCGTGCCCGGCGTCCTTGATCCGGCCGAGCTGGATCGCCAGCAGGTACGCCTTGCCGAGTTCCACCGACATGTCGGCGATCTTCGCCTGCGTCAGCTGGTACCCGGACAGCGGTTTCTCGAAGACCTCGCGGGTGGCGGCGTAGTCGATCGCCGTCTCCAGGCAGTCGCGGGCGGCGCCGACCGCGCCGAAGACGATGCCGAAGCGCGCCTCGTTCAGGCAGCTGAGCGGACCGCGCAGGCCGCGGGCCTCGGGCAGCAGCGCCGAGGCGGGGAGCCGGACGTCGTCGAGCGCGATCTCCCCGGTCACCGAGGCCCGCAACGACATCTTGTGCTTGATCTCCGGGGCGCTGAATCCGGGGGTGTCGGTGGGGATGACGAAACCGCGGATCCCGCGTGAACCGGCCTCCTCCTCGGTGCGCGCCCAGACCACCGCGACGTCGGCGACCGGCGCGTTGGTGATCCACATCTTGGAGCCGTTCAGAATCCAGTCGTCGCCGTCGCGCCGGGCGTGCGTGCGCATGCCCGCCGGGTTGGAGCCGAAGTCCGGCTCGGTGAGCCCGAAGCAGCCGAGCGCCTCGCCCGCGGCCATCCGCGGCAGCCACTCCTGCTTCTGCTCCTCGCTGCCCCAGCGGTGGATCGCGAACATCGACAGCGACCCCTGCACGGAGACGAAGCTGCGCAAACCACTGTCGACGGCCTCGGCTTCCAGACAGGCCAGGCCGTACGCGGTGGCCGACGTCCCGGCGCAGCCGTAGCCCTCCAGGTGCATGCCGAACAGGCCGAGTTCACCGAGTTCGACGGCCAGCTCGCGCACCGGGAGGGCACCGTCCTCGAACCACTGCGCCACGTGCGGGCGCAGCCGCTTGGCGCCGAAATCGGCGACCGTCTTGGCGATGGCGCGCTCGTCGTCGTCGAGCAGTCGGTCGATGCCGAAGAGTTGTTCGGTGGTCTTGAGCTCACTCATGGCACCACCATACGACTCGCCCGGCGGCTAGACCGGAATCCGGGAACCCAGCACGACCACCCGTTCACGGGGCAGCCGGAAGTGGTCGCTCACATCCGATTTCACGTGCGAGGTGGCGATGAACAGCCGCTTGCGCCAGCCCGCCATGCCCGGCTCGGTGCTGTATTCCAGTTCCGCGGTGGACAGGAAGTAGGTGACGTCGTCGGTGTCGATCGGTCCCGTCTGCTCCGGCCCGAGGAGTGCGAGGGCGGCGGGCACGTCCGGCGGCTCGGCGTAGCCGAAGCGGATCTGCGCACCCCGGATCCCCCGGGCCTCGGTGCCCAGTTCCCGCATCCGGATGCGGTCGGCCTCGGCGATCCGCGGCACGGTGGCCACCTCGACGGTGGCGATCAGCACGCGGGAGTGCCGGACCCGGTTGTGGGCGACGTTCGCCCGGAACGCCAGCGGCGCCGAGTCGAGGTCGCGGTTGAGGAAGACGGCGGTGCCGTCGACGACGGCGATCTCCTTACCGCGGCACAGCTTGTCGAGGAAGCCGGTGAGCGACCCCTCCATCTCGCTGCGGCGGTCGGCGACCAGCCGGCGGCCGCGGTCCCAGGTGGTCATGATGACGAACACCGTCACGGCGATCACCACCGGCAGCCACGCGCCGTGCAGCACCTTGGTGCAGTTGGCCGCGAAGAACAGCACGTCGACGGTGAGCAGCGGGATCGCGGCGGGCAGCAACAGCCACCACGACAGTCTCCACCGGTGCCGGGCGACGACGAAGAACAGCAGCGTGGTGATCGCGATGGTGCCGGTGACCGCCATTCCGTAGGCGTAGGCCAGCGCCGCCGACCGCCGGAACGCGAAGATCAGGGTGATCACCGAGACCATCAGCAGCCAGTTGAGCCACGGCACGTAGATCTGGCCGTAGGTGCGGTCGGAGGTGTGCACCACCCGCAGCCGCGGCATGTAGCCGAGTTGCGCGGCCTGCGCGGCGACCGAGAAGGCCCCGGAGATCACCGCCTGCGCGGCGATCACGGTGGCGAAGGTGGTCAGCACCACCAGCGGGATACGCGCCCAGTCGGGGCTGAGCAGGAAGAAGGGCGCCGAGGCATCGCGCGGGTCGTGCAGGATCAGCGCGCCCTGGCCGAGGTAGCACAGCGTCAGCGCCGGGGCGACGAACACCGCCCACGACATCGAGATCGACGGCCGGCCGAAGTGCCCCATGTCGGCGTAGAGCGCTTCCGCGCCGGTCACCGCCAGCACCACCGCGGCGAGCGCGAAGAACGCCACTCCCGGATGACCGGCGGCGAAGCCGATCGCGTACGACGGCGACAGCGCGGCGACGATCCCCGGTTCCACCAGGATCCCGCGGACACCGAGCACCGCGATCGCGGCGAACCAGACCGCCATCACCGGACCGAACACCGCCCCCACCCGGCCGCTGCCGAATCGCTGCACCAGGAACAGCACGAACACGATCAGCGCGGTCAGCGGCACCACCAGTTCCCGCAGCCCGGGATCCACCACCTTGACGCCCTCGACCGCCGACAGCACCGAGATCGCCGGGGTGATCATGCTGTCGCCGAGGAACAGCGCCGCCCCGAGGACGCCGAGCGCCACCAGCACGGCCATCACACGCGGCCGGATACCGCTCGACCAGCGGCGCAGCAGCGTCATCAGCGCCAGGATGCCGCCCTCGCCGTCGTTGTCGGCCCGCATCGCCAGCAGCACGTAGGTGACCGTGACGATGACCATCACCGACCAGAAGATCAGCGAGACCACGCCCTCGACGTTCTCCCGGGACGGGGCGATCGGGTGGGGATCGCGCGGGTCGAACAGCGTCTGGAGCGTGTAGATGGGACTGGTTCCCAGATCGCCGAACACCACGCCCAATGCGCCGATCATCAGACCCGCGCGCAGCGGATGAACCGCCGCCGACTCCGTCGTCATCCCTGCAATGTACGCCCGGATCGTGCCCCCTCGACGGGGCCGAAGGTCCGGACTTCGCACCGCCGCACACCACCGGAGATGCGCACCGTTCAGCCCTGCGCAACCCAGGCGTCATCAACCATCGACGCGCACCCGGGGGACCGCACGAAACCCGACATGCTCGTGCACAATCAACGCTGTGCCGATACCCGTGGAGTTTCTGCGCGCCGGGCAGGCGACGCCGCCGCGCACGCTCGTCGACGTCCTGCTCGCGACCGCCCTCGCGCATCCGGATGCGCCCGCGATCGACGACGGAGAGCAGATCCTCACCTACTCCGAGCTGATCGCGGTGATCCGCCGCGTCGCCGGCCGCCTCGGCGAGTCCGGCGTCGGCCGCGGCGACCGTGTCGGGATCCGGATGCCGTCCGGGCACCGCGATCTGTACATCGCCATCCTGGCCACCCTCTGGGCGGGCGCCGCGTACGTCCCGGTCGACGCCGACGACCCCGATGAGCGCGCCGATCTGGTCTTCGGCGAGGCCGAGATCGACGCTCTGCTCGACGCCGACGGCCTGCATGCGCGCGGCGGCCGGCATCGCGCGTCCGGTGACGCCGCCGAACTCGCGTCGTCGCCGGTCACCGTCGACGACGACGCCTGGATCATCTTCACCTCCGGGTCCACCGGCACCCCGAAGGGCGTCGCGGTGACCCATCGCAACGCCGCGGCCTTCGTCGACGCCGAAGCCGCGCTGTTCCTGCAGGATGCGCCGCTCGGTCCGGGCGACCGGGTACTCGCCGGACTGTCCGTCGCCTTCGATGCGTCGTGCGAGGAGATGTGGCTGGCCTGGCGCAACGGCGCCTGCCTGGTGCCCGCGCCGCGCGCCCTGGTGCGCAGCGGCATGGACCTGGGACCGTGGCTGGTGATGCGCGACGTCAACGTCGTCTCCACCGTCCCGACGCTGGCGGCGTTGTGGCCGGCCGAAGCGCTCGAAGCGGTGCGGCTGCTGATCTTCGGCGGCGAGGCCTGCCCGCCGGAACTGGCCGACCGGCTGGCCACCGGCGACCGCGAGGTCTGGAACACCTACGGCCCCACGGAGGCGACCGTCGTCGCCTCCGCCGCGCAACTCCGCGCCGGCGAACCGGTGCGGATCGGCCTGCCGCTGATCGGCTGGGACCTGGTGGTGGTCGACGCCCAGGGCGAGCCCGTCGAGGTCGGCGAGACCGGCGAGCTGGTGATCGGCGGCGTCGGCCTGGCCCGCTATCTGGACCCGGCCAAGGATGCCGAGAAGTACGCGCCGCTGCCGTCGCTCGGCTGGGAGCGCGCCTACCGGTCCGGTGACGTGGTCCGGCTCGATCCGGCCGGGCTGCTGTTCGTGGGCCGCGCCGACGACCAGGTGAAGATCGGCGGGCGCCGCATCGAGCTCGGCGAGATCGACAACGCGCTGCAGAACCTGCCCGGCGTGAGCGGCGGCGCGTGCGCGGTGCGCAAGAACGCCGCGGGCACGTCGTTGCTGGTCGGCTACCTGGCGTCGACCGACTCCGCATTCGACCTCACCGCCGCCCAGATGCGGCTGCGCGAGGAACTCCCCGCCGCCATGGTTCCGCGGCTGGTCCTGCTCGACGAACTCCCCACCCGCACCTCCGGCAAGGTGGACCGCGACGCGCTGCCGTGGCCGGTGCCCGGTGCGGGCGGCGCCGACTCGGCCGCGGCCGAAGACCTCACCCCCACGCAGGCCTGGCTCGCCGAACAGTGGACCGCGATCCTCGGCACCGAAGTGACCAGCGCCGACGCCGACTTCTTCACCGAGGGCGGCGGCTCGCTGTCCGCGGCCCAGCTGGTCAGCGCGCTGCGCAGCCGCCACCCCGAGGTGACCGTCGCCGACCTGTACGACCACCCGCGGCTCGGTTCCCTCGCCGAACTCCTCGACTCGCTGGCACCGTCGGAGGCGGTCGCCGAACGGGACGTCGTGCCGATGCCTGCGTCGACCGGACTGGCGCAGGCCCTCGCCGCGATCCCGCTGGCCACCCTCACCGGCTTCGCCTGGATGACCTGGCTCGGCGTCGCCAACAACGCCGGCCGCGCCGTCGCCGATGCGCTCGGCTATCGCGCGAGCTGGCTGGTGCACGTCGACTGGTGGGTGCTGCTGGTCGCGTTCCTGATCTTCGTCACGCCGTTCGGCCGGCTGCTGATCGCCGCGGGCGGGGCCCGGCTGCTGCTGCGCGGCGTGACTCCGGGCGACCACCCGCGGGGCGGCAGCGTCCACGTCCGGCTGTGGACCGCCGAGCGACTGATGGTGGCCAGCGGCGCGCACAACATGTCCGGCGCGCCGTGGATCCCGACGCTCGCGCGTGCCCTGGGTGCCCGGATCGGCCGCGGCGTCGACCTGCATTCGCTGCCACCGGTCACCGGACTGCTCCGCGTCGGCGACGGCGCGGCGATCGAACCGGAAGTGGACCTGTCCGGCTGGTGGCTCGACGGCGACGTCCTCCACCTGGGCACCGTCGAGGTCAAGCCGGGCGCGACCGTCGGCTCCCGGTCCACGCTGCTGCCCGGCAGCGTCGTCGGGCGGGATGCGATCGTCGACCCCGGATCCACGGTGATCGGCAAGGTCAAGGCCCGGCAGCGCTGGGGCGGCTCGCCCGCGGGCAAACTCGGCAAGGCGCGCAAGTCGTGGCCGGCGCAGCGCCCGGCGTCGCGGCGGCACTGGGTCCCGATCTACGCGGGCAGTGCGCTGCTGATCGCCGGGATCCCGCTGGTCTCGCTGGCCGCCGGGCTGGTCGTCACCTTCTGCTGGGCGCTGTCGGCCGACTCGCTCGGCGCGGCACTGTTGCGGGCCCTCGCGCTGAGCCCGCTCGGGGTGCTCGCGGCACTGGCGGTGTTCGCACTGCTCACGCTGATCGTCGTGCGCCTGGCATCGCTCGGGCTGAAGCCGGGGTCGTATCCGGTGCGCAGCCGCGTGGGCTGGCAGGTGTGGCTCACCGAACGGGTGATGGATTCAGCGCGCACCTATCTGTTCCCGCTGTACGCCAGTCTGCTGACCCCGGTGTGGTTCCGGGCGCTGGGGGCACGGATCGGCAAGGGCACCGAGATCTCCACCGCGCTGGTGGTCCCCAAGTTCACCGTGGTCGGCGACGACTCGTTCCTCGCCGACGACACCCTGATGGCGTCGTACGAACTCGGCGGCGGCTGGATGCGGATCGGCGAGGCACGGGTCGGCAAGCGGGCGTTCCTCGGTAATTCCGGGATGGTCGCCCCCGACCGCAAGGTGCCCAAGGGCGGTCTGGTCGCGGTGCTGTCGGCCGCGCCGGAGAAGGCGAAGTCCGGGTCGAGCTGGCTGGGCAGCCCGCCGCAGCGGCTGCGCCGCACGGCCGGGGAGGCCGACACCTCGCGCACCTTCGCACCGCCGCTGCGGCTGAAGGTGGCGCGCTCGGTGGTGGAGACGCTGCGCCTGATCGCGGTGTGGGTGTCGTTCCTGATCGGGGTCGGGGTGCTGGCCGCGCTGCAGGCGGCGGCGTCGTCGTCGAACGCGGCGGTGGCCACCGTGGTGAGCGGGCTGATCCTGCTGGTCGCGGGCGGGGTGGCCGGCGTCGTCGCGGCCTGCGCGAAGTGGCTGGTGATCGGCCGCGTCCGGGCCGGTGAGCACCCGCTGTGGAGTTCGTTCATCTGGCGCAACGAGCTGTCGGACGCGTTCGTCGAGACCGTGGCCGCGCCGTGGTTCGCCAACGCCGCCGCGGGCACGCCGGTGATCAACCTGTGGCTGCGCGCACTCGGCGCGAAGATCGGCCGCGGCGTGTGGTGCGAGTCGTACTGGCTGCCCGAGGCCGATCTGGTGGAGGTCGGCGACGGCGCCAACGTGCAGCGCGGCTGCGTGGTGCAGACGCATCTGTTCCACGACCGGGTGATGGCCATCGACTCGGTGCGCCTGGAAGCCGGGTCCACGCTCGGCCCGCACTGCGTGGCGCTGCCCGCCTCGCAGCTCGGCGCGGCGTCCACCGTCGGCCCCGGCTCACTGGTGATGCGCGGCGACCACGTGCCCGCGCACACCCGCTGGCAGGGCAACCCGATCGCCCCCTGGCCGCACGACTGACCTCCACGCCGATCCCGGCACAGGTCGTTCCGGCCGTCCGGCACCCGTGGACCGCGGAGTCCGACCGAGCACCCCTCCCCGCAACGCCGGCCCGGCGAGCAATCGCCCGGCTGACCGCAGGCGTGACGTCGCTGCGCCGGTCCGCCGCGGCCGTTCGGCGACCGACTGGCGAGTCCAGCGACGTTCACCGCGAATGCCGGATTGCTACGCCACGCCTGCGGTCAGCGCCATCGGCAAGCGGCCCGTCACGACCCCCGGTAGGGTGAGCACCGACTTACTTCCCGGCGAACAGAGATGAGGACAGGTGCCGAACAAGAGGCTCAAGGGCTTCTCGCACACCCCCACCCTCAGCGGCACCTCTCACGAGCTCGATCCGTATCTGCCGAACAACGGGAACCTGGGGTACCGCGTCTCCCGGTACGACCTCACGCTCGACTATCGCGTCGCTCCCAACCGGCTGCGCGGCACCGCGACGGTCACGGCGACGTCGTACCAGCAGCTCAGCCGGTTCACCCTCGATCTGGCCGGCGGCATGCGCGTCGAGCGGGTGACGGTGAACGGCAAGCAGTCGCGGTACAGCCATCGCGGCGGGAAACTGGCGATCACCCCCGCCGCGGCGATTCCGCCGGGCGGTGCGCTG
The nucleotide sequence above comes from Gordonia sp. PP30. Encoded proteins:
- a CDS encoding YhgE/Pip domain-containing protein; protein product: MLAAFSPGSDFKRYYRGRMPRLALLVIMVMPLMYGALYLWAFWNPFNEVNRMPVAVVNLDKGAEVNGQRLDAGKQVIDGLVASKQLDLHIVSEDEATNGLYEGKYYFSITLPANFSESLASPMSGNAKSADLIFTYNDANNYLSTVIGQDAAAQVVNQVGAQVGAQTFGIVFQQAGPMLGKITEAADGAGELATGLKQAKGGADELNAGVQELAGGVMSATDPLLAAAQEQQSTGPSAAELKAKADRLGRTADTIDKRLGQASTAQSQAYDAVVALSGQLKNSSDPNVRALAPALEPVKNVLYSEGLGPNAQNDLTELKSDSALLAAQLNNPSSPLRKLLALIESGNLVNDIEQVRSAVTQLSDGTDQLASGLGQLSTGADQLAAGLKQGADAIPHWSKKQQEQLAQVLGNPVQLKERYENRAATFGTGFAPFFFGLALFVGSIIAWMLFTPLQARPIAHGLNSFRVVLASFAPTLAVGAVQAAILYVVTVFAVGLRPLSPWATFFFMVLMVAVFMALIQMLNAVFGSSVGRVVTLALLMLMLTSAGGIYPVQTTAKPFQWMHPFDPMTYTVNGLRILISGGNSTHLWISVGVLLGLTLVFLAISTWAAHRNRQYNMERLYPPVEV
- a CDS encoding ATP-binding cassette domain-containing protein, with product MPRDVILVADGIGVDASWGHVYGPVDLTVRRGGVTVLVGSGGRGRTALLLTLAGRMKPTSGSLTAFGRTNRAQKLFDDAALGFIDEVDGIGQTIRVRDVVTEQLRWGAPWYKFVGVAKEDDLERLCRPVFGPLTLPSLDAYVEELPELTAALFRVAMANTEKPPLLVVGGIDNLNRVASSGLFLERLADLGREQTVITADVNGVQPIPGVTDVIRVHNLTDNEFVRLEQGDRVQ
- a CDS encoding IS481 family transposase — encoded protein: MIHANAPLTPEGRRRLAVLVVEDGWSLRRAAERFQCSPATAKRWADRYRAGHDLIDRSSRPRTSPRRLDRRTERRIVSLRCTRRWGPHRIACHLKVPRSTVGRVLARYNMPLLTHLDQATGLRVRRSAPVRYEVDRPGRLVHVDIKKQGRIPDGGGWRAHGRGSAQDKNAGRARDQATRGGAPGSRGYRYLHHAVDDYSRIAYSEILDDERKETAAGFWQRANAFFAGTGVTVTAVMTDNGSCYRSKAFNAALGAHVKHKWTRPYRPQTNGKVERFNRTLAAEWAYAAPYTSEADRAAAYQLWLHYYNHHRPHTGIGGLVPSARVHNLTGKYS
- the fgd gene encoding glucose-6-phosphate dehydrogenase (coenzyme-F420); this translates as MTAQLKLGLKASAEQFAPRELVEVGVAAEEFGLDSVTVSDHFQPWRHDGGHAPFSLAWLTAVGERTERVQLGTSVLTPTFRYNPAVIAQAFATLGCLYPGRVMLGVGTGEALNEYATGFTGDWPEFKERFARLREAVRLMRELWTTGAGSEASGPNGRSAVDFDGEYYRTQGAYMYDVPTEPIPVYIAAGGPVVARYAGRAGDGFICTSGKGMDLYTEKLIPAVREGAAKAERNFADIDRMIEIKISYDPDPERALENTRFWAPLSLTPEQKHSVNSSVEMERLADQLPIEQVAKRWIVASTPDDAIAQIKPYIDAGLNHLVFHNPGADQRRFLEAFTAEVVPGLRELAVVTD
- a CDS encoding acyl-CoA dehydrogenase family protein, with translation MSELKTTEQLFGIDRLLDDDERAIAKTVADFGAKRLRPHVAQWFEDGALPVRELAVELGELGLFGMHLEGYGCAGTSATAYGLACLEAEAVDSGLRSFVSVQGSLSMFAIHRWGSEEQKQEWLPRMAAGEALGCFGLTEPDFGSNPAGMRTHARRDGDDWILNGSKMWITNAPVADVAVVWARTEEEAGSRGIRGFVIPTDTPGFSAPEIKHKMSLRASVTGEIALDDVRLPASALLPEARGLRGPLSCLNEARFGIVFGAVGAARDCLETAIDYAATREVFEKPLSGYQLTQAKIADMSVELGKAYLLAIQLGRIKDAGHDGGTPIAPEQVSLGKLNNVREAIAIARKCRTILGANGITLEYPVIRHANNLESVLTYEGTSEMHQLMIAKALTGQDAFR